Proteins from a single region of Streptomyces glaucescens:
- a CDS encoding TIR domain-containing protein — protein MGSGAALARAREALHGPAAPWAAALAAGWLVCLPLLGPYGALLGLLPGLALFHPAREALGEGIRHRRTAAARPGWSWRRCRSAPALATLAFCAVLCGLVLWSLWPSLGAGSRALAGAAAVLATLGPAAAAGITWRYAGPPDADEPPRVPDPPSASRWALYGAAVLGAAAWATRTGVLVVAYGVADPPQRHARLLDVLRWTDRQVQGTVFAPSVTQEYWPLLVAAAGLVAGGTAAVLRGAAPTRAPAIGLHPRPAGQVFLSYARADTATAERYVGALRAAGRTVWMDADGIRPSREWRTELSDAIRASDAVIVLLSRSSLRSRYCWDECRQALEHGKRILPVLIDADLAAGSVTGSLREADWDGITRFQRLSMHRPEDFAPAVRETLAFLAREHDWVALHTRLGEQAHAWQHHGHAPERLLRRHELAEAEAWRAHRPDVPGSGAEPTDAQLRFIRASRRALRRRTGRLVAGSALALAFVTAVASFAAVTQEDRERQRREALSESLARAADSRPYPGMAAAARLAAAAYGQADTAAAREAMQEQLARFQHAGPRLAGGGPGFSADSSTYAAGSAGRTRIWDLPDWTLRRTLAGELPHDPARALSADGGRVLLFDGDGRARIADTRTGRTVARGPEGTPGRLPPRGGLTPDGRRFLASTSDVTAVIARVDGRGLPLGLLCLDPSLSPHGRFVWCAADESGADGAIGRLVSVTDGTEVRFPRRPMLAGWTADDRPVVTLRPGGREAAVQVLDPAGPGAAWSVRTGGGWEAASVSADGTRLALSTTRHVNPFEVWDLRRRARLGTVEMRELAERGLPWDAVDNGEEDLGRLVEAEPVHGMPVASFDDVSAEYHDPDRRARVWYSPDRRSAVADTGAGWWAWRLDGRGRVSTRVAAPGLGTADAEGTDLSADGRTLAVADYGGRLLLFDTGTGRLREERRLAGHGVQVAYSPDGRTLAVGELTGDERTGMRVRIALFSATSLRRTGTLRSPTPPDGRAHLVGLAFSPDGERLYAAESQLGGVRVWSVAERRPLRTYQGENYLDGMVLSPDGRTLVTSDRQTTVTVWDTATGRPRYRLPYSGHRVAFSPDGRRIVTTGALEGAGVAVWDVAGRRRVGPVMNVGSDGSTVRDVTFTPDGRALLVVAQSLDTTDLERPATMSVRRWELGRQSQPGPVLARPPDAEGLFHTAPDGRGVVVAGSDAIVRITTDPAAWQRSLCDLAGRWITPQEWHERAPEARYPTRCAPPDPD, from the coding sequence ATGGGGAGCGGTGCCGCGCTCGCGCGCGCACGGGAGGCCCTGCACGGTCCGGCCGCCCCGTGGGCGGCGGCGCTGGCCGCGGGCTGGCTCGTCTGCCTGCCGCTGCTCGGGCCGTACGGGGCGCTGCTGGGCCTGCTGCCCGGGCTGGCCCTCTTCCACCCGGCCCGGGAGGCGCTGGGCGAGGGGATCCGGCACCGCCGGACGGCCGCAGCACGCCCTGGCTGGTCCTGGCGGCGCTGCCGGTCGGCGCCCGCGCTCGCGACGCTCGCCTTCTGCGCGGTGCTGTGCGGCCTGGTCCTCTGGTCGCTGTGGCCGTCACTGGGTGCCGGGAGCCGTGCCCTCGCCGGGGCGGCCGCGGTGCTCGCGACGCTGGGACCGGCGGCCGCCGCCGGCATCACCTGGCGGTACGCCGGACCGCCGGACGCGGACGAACCGCCGCGCGTCCCGGACCCTCCGTCGGCATCCCGCTGGGCGCTGTACGGCGCGGCCGTGCTGGGCGCGGCGGCCTGGGCGACGCGGACCGGTGTGCTGGTCGTGGCCTACGGCGTCGCCGACCCCCCGCAGCGCCACGCACGGCTGCTGGACGTCCTGCGGTGGACCGACCGGCAGGTGCAGGGCACGGTGTTCGCGCCGTCGGTGACCCAGGAGTACTGGCCCCTGCTCGTCGCCGCCGCCGGGCTGGTCGCGGGCGGGACCGCCGCCGTCCTGCGCGGGGCGGCCCCCACCCGCGCCCCCGCCATCGGCCTCCACCCGCGCCCGGCCGGCCAGGTCTTCCTCAGCTACGCCCGGGCGGACACGGCGACCGCCGAGCGGTACGTCGGTGCCCTGCGGGCGGCCGGCCGGACCGTGTGGATGGACGCGGACGGCATCCGCCCGTCCCGGGAGTGGCGCACCGAACTGTCCGACGCGATCCGGGCCAGCGACGCCGTGATCGTGCTGCTCTCCCGATCCTCGCTGCGCTCGCGGTACTGCTGGGACGAGTGCCGGCAGGCCCTGGAGCACGGCAAGCGGATCCTGCCCGTGCTGATCGACGCGGACCTCGCCGCCGGGAGCGTCACCGGGTCCCTGCGGGAGGCCGACTGGGACGGCATCACCCGGTTCCAGCGGCTGTCGATGCACCGCCCGGAGGACTTCGCGCCCGCCGTGCGCGAGACCCTGGCCTTCCTGGCCCGCGAGCACGACTGGGTCGCGCTGCACACCCGGCTCGGTGAACAGGCCCACGCCTGGCAGCACCACGGCCACGCGCCCGAGCGGCTGCTGCGCCGGCACGAACTGGCCGAGGCGGAGGCATGGCGGGCGCACCGTCCGGACGTACCCGGCTCCGGTGCCGAACCCACCGACGCGCAACTGCGGTTCATCCGGGCGAGCCGCCGGGCGCTGCGCCGCCGCACCGGGCGCCTGGTCGCCGGGTCCGCGCTCGCCCTGGCCTTCGTGACGGCGGTGGCCTCGTTCGCCGCCGTCACCCAGGAGGACCGGGAGCGGCAGCGGCGCGAGGCGCTGTCCGAGAGCCTGGCGCGGGCCGCGGACTCCCGGCCCTACCCCGGCATGGCGGCGGCCGCCCGCCTCGCCGCGGCCGCCTACGGGCAGGCGGACACCGCCGCCGCGCGCGAGGCGATGCAGGAGCAGCTGGCCCGCTTCCAGCACGCGGGACCGCGGCTGGCCGGCGGAGGGCCCGGCTTCAGCGCGGACAGCTCGACGTACGCGGCCGGCAGCGCGGGCCGCACCCGCATCTGGGACCTGCCCGATTGGACCCTGCGCCGCACCCTGGCGGGGGAGCTGCCGCACGACCCGGCGCGGGCGCTGAGCGCGGACGGCGGGCGGGTGCTGCTCTTCGACGGCGACGGCCGGGCGCGGATCGCCGACACCCGGACCGGGCGGACCGTGGCCCGCGGGCCCGAGGGCACACCGGGCCGGCTGCCACCGCGCGGCGGACTCACTCCCGACGGACGGCGCTTCCTGGCGTCCACGAGCGATGTCACGGCCGTCATCGCCCGCGTCGACGGCCGTGGCCTGCCCCTGGGGCTGCTCTGCCTCGATCCGTCGCTGAGCCCGCACGGCCGCTTCGTGTGGTGCGCGGCGGACGAATCCGGCGCGGACGGCGCCATCGGCCGCCTGGTCTCCGTCACCGACGGCACCGAGGTCCGCTTCCCGCGCCGCCCGATGCTCGCGGGCTGGACGGCGGACGACCGGCCCGTCGTCACGCTGCGGCCCGGCGGGCGCGAGGCCGCGGTCCAGGTGCTGGACCCGGCCGGGCCCGGGGCTGCCTGGTCGGTGCGGACCGGCGGCGGCTGGGAAGCCGCCTCCGTGTCTGCCGACGGCACCCGGCTCGCCCTGTCGACCACCCGGCACGTCAACCCGTTCGAGGTGTGGGACCTGCGGCGCCGGGCTCGTCTCGGGACCGTGGAGATGCGGGAGCTGGCCGAGCGGGGTCTGCCCTGGGACGCCGTCGACAACGGTGAGGAGGACCTCGGGCGGCTGGTGGAGGCCGAGCCGGTGCACGGGATGCCCGTGGCGTCGTTCGACGACGTCTCCGCCGAGTACCACGACCCCGACCGGCGCGCCCGCGTCTGGTACAGCCCCGACCGCCGCTCCGCCGTCGCCGACACCGGCGCGGGCTGGTGGGCCTGGCGGCTGGACGGCCGGGGACGCGTCTCCACCCGCGTCGCGGCCCCCGGCCTCGGCACCGCCGACGCGGAGGGCACCGACCTCAGCGCCGACGGGCGCACCCTCGCGGTCGCCGACTACGGCGGGCGACTGCTGCTGTTCGACACCGGCACCGGCAGGCTGCGCGAGGAACGGCGGCTCGCCGGGCACGGCGTCCAGGTGGCCTACTCCCCCGACGGGCGCACCCTCGCCGTGGGCGAGCTGACCGGCGACGAGCGGACCGGCATGCGGGTGCGGATCGCCCTCTTCTCCGCCACGTCGCTGCGCCGCACCGGCACCCTGCGCAGTCCCACCCCGCCCGACGGGCGGGCCCACCTGGTGGGGCTGGCGTTCTCCCCGGACGGCGAGCGGCTGTACGCGGCCGAGTCCCAGCTCGGAGGGGTGCGCGTGTGGTCGGTGGCGGAGCGGCGGCCGCTGCGGACCTACCAGGGCGAGAACTACCTGGACGGCATGGTCCTCTCCCCCGACGGCCGCACGCTCGTCACCTCCGACCGCCAGACCACCGTGACCGTCTGGGACACCGCCACCGGCCGGCCCCGCTACCGGCTCCCCTACTCGGGGCACCGCGTCGCGTTCTCCCCGGACGGACGGCGGATCGTCACCACCGGGGCGCTGGAGGGAGCGGGCGTGGCCGTCTGGGACGTCGCCGGGCGCCGCCGGGTCGGCCCGGTCATGAACGTCGGCAGCGACGGCAGCACCGTCCGGGACGTGACGTTCACCCCCGACGGACGGGCCCTGCTGGTCGTCGCCCAGTCCCTCGACACCACCGACCTGGAGCGACCGGCGACGATGTCGGTACGCCGCTGGGAGCTGGGCCGCCAGTCGCAGCCGGGCCCGGTCCTCGCCCGGCCCCCCGACGCGGAGGGTCTCTTCCACACCGCCCCGGACGGCCGGGGCGTCGTCGTCGCCGGCAGCGACGCGATCGTCCGCATCACCACCGACCCGGCCGCGTGGCAGCGCTCGCTGTGCGACCTCGCGGGCCGGTGGATCACCCCGCAGGAGTGGCACGAGCGGGCACCCGAGGCGCGCTATCCGACGCGCTGCGCACCGCCGGACCCGGACTGA
- a CDS encoding SDR family NAD(P)-dependent oxidoreductase: protein MSSQTYLSGLFSLDGRVALVTGGSSGIGRAVAGALARAGARVVVVARRERQLAETVDELVADECDAGWVSADLRTREGVRAAAEEAASVFGEPDILVNSAGINLRPPLGELGDDVWDAVMAVNLEAPFLLGQRFGPGMAERGFGRIIHISSQQAHRAFVQSGAYGVSKGGLESLARSQAEAWSPHGVTCNTLVPGVVLTPLNARLSADPAKVAELAARTMVGRNGLAEDFAGAAVFLASGASAYITGQSLFVDGGLSVH, encoded by the coding sequence ATGAGTTCACAGACCTACTTGTCCGGCCTCTTCTCGCTCGACGGCCGGGTCGCCCTGGTCACCGGGGGCAGCTCCGGCATCGGGCGGGCCGTCGCCGGAGCGCTGGCGCGGGCCGGGGCCCGGGTCGTCGTGGTGGCGCGGCGCGAACGGCAACTGGCCGAGACCGTGGACGAACTGGTCGCCGACGAGTGCGACGCGGGGTGGGTCAGCGCGGACCTGCGGACCCGGGAGGGTGTGCGGGCGGCCGCCGAGGAGGCCGCCTCGGTGTTCGGGGAACCGGACATCCTGGTGAACTCCGCGGGGATCAACCTGCGCCCGCCGCTCGGCGAGCTCGGCGACGACGTCTGGGACGCCGTCATGGCCGTCAACCTGGAGGCGCCCTTCCTGCTCGGGCAGCGGTTCGGGCCCGGCATGGCCGAGCGCGGCTTCGGGCGGATCATCCACATCAGCTCCCAGCAGGCGCACCGGGCGTTCGTGCAGAGCGGCGCGTACGGGGTGTCCAAGGGCGGGCTCGAGTCGCTGGCCCGCTCCCAGGCGGAGGCCTGGTCACCGCACGGCGTCACCTGCAACACGCTCGTCCCCGGCGTCGTGCTCACCCCGCTCAACGCACGGCTGTCCGCCGACCCGGCCAAGGTCGCCGAACTGGCCGCCCGCACGATGGTCGGCCGCAACGGGCTCGCCGAGGACTTCGCCGGCGCGGCCGTCTTCCTGGCGAGCGGCGCCTCCGCGTACATCACCGGCCAGTCGCTGTTCGTGGACGGGGGACTGTCCGTCCACTGA
- a CDS encoding ferredoxin — protein sequence MKVTVDPDLCYGSGDCVYRAPHVFTTVDGFGAVIPGREETSDDPTVREAAEGCPSQAITLTT from the coding sequence ATGAAGGTCACCGTCGACCCGGACCTCTGCTACGGCTCCGGCGACTGCGTCTACCGCGCACCGCACGTCTTCACGACGGTGGACGGCTTCGGGGCCGTCATACCGGGCCGGGAGGAGACCAGCGACGACCCGACGGTCCGCGAGGCGGCCGAGGGCTGCCCCTCCCAGGCGATCACCCTCACCACCTGA
- a CDS encoding glycosyltransferase family 2 protein has translation MNRRVIVVTAVHAPSARFLPEAYASLRAQWLPAGWEWRWLIQEDGTTDEVRPHVPDDPRVSFHQGRHGGPGVARTLALARADGRYVKVLDADDQLTPGALARDLAALEADPTLGWATSGVLDLLPDGSTAAFPDDPDEGPLEPGTVLAAWTAHGHRAPVHPASLFARRDLVLALGGWMALPASEDTGLLLALDAVSRGWFTREPGLLYRKWEGQVTGSPAHTDTAERTARTAVAEARARALAAYGWRWPK, from the coding sequence GTGAACCGCCGCGTCATCGTCGTCACCGCCGTGCACGCCCCGTCGGCACGGTTCCTGCCCGAGGCCTACGCGTCCCTGCGCGCCCAGTGGCTGCCCGCCGGATGGGAGTGGCGGTGGCTGATCCAGGAGGACGGCACCACGGACGAGGTGCGCCCTCACGTCCCCGACGACCCCCGCGTCTCCTTCCACCAGGGACGGCACGGCGGCCCCGGCGTCGCCCGCACCCTCGCGCTCGCGCGCGCCGACGGCCGGTACGTGAAGGTCCTCGACGCCGACGACCAGCTCACCCCGGGCGCGCTCGCCCGCGACCTGGCCGCACTCGAAGCGGACCCCACCCTCGGCTGGGCCACCTCCGGCGTCCTCGACCTGCTCCCCGACGGCTCCACCGCCGCCTTCCCCGACGACCCCGACGAGGGCCCCCTCGAACCCGGCACCGTCCTCGCCGCCTGGACCGCGCACGGCCACCGCGCCCCCGTCCACCCCGCGTCCCTCTTCGCCCGCCGCGATCTCGTCCTCGCCCTCGGCGGCTGGATGGCCCTGCCCGCCTCCGAGGACACCGGGCTGCTCCTCGCCCTGGACGCGGTCAGCCGCGGCTGGTTCACCCGCGAACCCGGGCTCCTCTACCGCAAGTGGGAGGGCCAGGTGACCGGCAGTCCGGCCCACACCGACACCGCGGAACGGACCGCGCGGACGGCGGTGGCCGAGGCCCGGGCCCGGGCGCTGGCGGCGTACGGGTGGCGCTGGCCGAAGTGA